The Montipora capricornis isolate CH-2021 chromosome 1, ASM3666992v2, whole genome shotgun sequence genome contains a region encoding:
- the LOC138039147 gene encoding nucleotide-binding oligomerization domain-containing protein 1-like: MFNEVIECQAMPSFRMIIAVNLGLITTPLLSPHPDQKQTNTEMDFLREALTPKTFNKISYVLVLVWIFLGLAATGIFSEMDINEPRFDFDCDVKSGSDKGFIRRKCFDQYQEKINKLGIPPYAFIIVNFSSISIVSLVYSQYVKSTVHRLEGGHEDAEGERRNPRRRRRLFVTYLSQLAAKFALGIIFIVFLETDLFYPGHFPADFTCRVEKGNDSGDLFTNQTQSTLHKCFSQRARNKNIWIHAVTVVNGIFAFFAFVEILWIFISRAKKGRTFMDNRQFYADHLRSNSDQQQETPPAEIPEVVNIQNVPPSPIDTGETEQEMLLEHSGLSREEVKLTEAIKKMKDDCLNITEELTDLNQPFGRNPGEGLTPNHLNIDQIYVNVAMHEGRADHIFVKDRKEQLKEYPPDSKNCFYAKPEDVIDKKHKNVLVVGRPGIGKTLLSTIIARMWASGGAFNGNQDDKTNVVVVFLMKFRLFTSNLLLSLRELLAKAETVVQLDEAVWDFVINNASRVLFIFDGVDEFSAKDDIAGKDHTCYKNGLEEKMPVSALFNKLARGQLLRGLNIITTTRPTAVPCIADVKFDRTVEILGFTSEKVEEYVEKFTQGVRDAKDKIWGHIKSNMNLFSLCYIPVNCFLICSCLLEIISLTDTAQHLPTRMTDIYAMVVKIFFFKHNRQSNAQGNLKDYMYLPFNKLPNDHKEIFKRLGEIAFEGIKQGRLLFESSEVSGLEDCGLLHRLPDVKSRFNEPPKAQYCFTHLTLQEFFAAKNVVESLSKGELENFVSEHINDGAWQMVLQFVAGLLGSDPETKSSNSDIFIKLLPMSTEKKSERELIDNFSLPGTKTLTCWPALEEKQLALNLCKCLYEIDDEKQQAVLQNKIKEIGFNAVNFSRCSLGPVDFAAVSHFLENASGVLSMNLWGNDLGSLGAKEVQKFLVNPGCQLNSLNLRRNKLTDKAVEHLSAALKHSNCKLNSLNLRGNTLTDKAVEHLSAALKHSNCKLNSLDLGRNKLTDKAAEHLSAALKHSNWKLNYLNLGHNNITNEAAFRKSVKRINCEVLF, from the coding sequence ATGTTTAATGAAGTGATTGAGTGCCAAGCCATGCCCTCATTTAGAATGATCATTGCTGTCAATCTCGGCCTTATAACGACGCCACTACTTTCACCACATCCAGATCAGAAGCAAACCAACACTGAAATGGATtttttaagggaagcattgacTCCCAAAACTTTTAATAAGATAAGTTATGTGCTAGTTTTAGTTTGGATTTTTCTTGGTTTGGCAGCGACTGGGATATTTTCAGAGATGGACATCAATGAACCCAGGTTCGACTTCGATTGCGATGTGAAAAGCGGCAGCGACAAGGGTTTCATCCGAAGAAAGTGCTTCGACCAGTACCAAGAGAAAATCAACAAACTCGGCATTCCTCCCTACGCCTTCATCATTGTTAATTTCTCCTCGATTTCCATTGTGTCGCTCGTATACTCGCAGTACGTCAAGTCAACAGTTCATAGACTCGAGGGCGGTCACGAAGATGCCGAAGGAGAGCGGAGGAATCCAAGACGAAGGCGTCGGCTTTTCGTCACGTATTTATCTCAACTTGCCGCAAAATTTGCTCTGGGaatcattttcattgtcttcCTGGAGACCGACTTATTTTATCCCGGGCACTTTCCCGCAGATTTTACCTGTCGTGTTGAAAAAGGTAATGATTCGGGGGATCTATTTACGAACCAGACACAATCAACACTTCACAAATGTTTCAGTCAGAGAGCAAGGAATAAGAATATCTGGATCCATGCTGTGACAGTGGTTAACggcatttttgcattttttgctttCGTGGAGATTCTCTGGATCTTTATATCACGAGCTAAGAAAGGAAGAACCTTTATGGACAATCGACAGTTTTATGCTGATCATTTGAGATCGAACTCGGATCAACAACAGGAAACACCTCCAGCAGAAATACCGGAAGTCGTCAATATCCAGAATGTTCCTCCTTCACCAATTGATACGGGCGAAACGGAACAAGAAATGCTTTTGGAACACTCAGGACTCTCACGAGAGGAAGTTAAACTGAcagaagccattaaaaaaatgaaggatGATTGCTTAAATATCACAGAGGAACTGACTGATCTTAACCAACCCTTTGGACGTAACCCAGGCGAAGGCCTGACACCCAATCATCTTAACATTGATCAAATCTATGTCAATGTGGCAATGCATGAAGGCAGAGCTGACCATATCTTTGTGAAAGACAGAAAGGAACAACTTAAAGAATACCCGCCCGATTCCAAGAACTGTTTCTATGCCAAGCCAGAGGATGTTATTGACAAAAAACACAAGAACGTCCTTGTTGTTGGACGTCCTGGCATAGGAAAGACATTGCTCAGCACAATAATTGCTCGAATGTGGGCATCTGGTGGAGCGTTCAATGGAAATCAGGATGACAAAACaaacgttgttgttgtgttcctcATGAAATTCAGGCTCTTTACAAGCAATCTATTGCTTAGTCTCCGTGAACTGTTGGCTAAAGCAGAAACCGTGGTGCAGTTGGATGAAGCTGTGTGGGATTTCGTCATTAACAACGCAAGCcgagttctttttatttttgacGGAGTCGATGAATTTTCTGCGAAAGATGATATCGCTGGAAAAGACCACACATGTTACAAGAATGGCTTGGAGGAGAAGATGCCCGTTTCCGCTTTATTTAACAAACTAGCCAGAGGACAACTTCTTCGTGGTCTAAACATAATTACAACAACAAGACCAACGGCAGTGCCCTGTATTGCAGATGTGAAGTTTGATAGAACAGTCGAAATCCTCGGATTTACGTCCGAAAAGGTTGAAGAATATGTCGAAAAGTTTACACAAGGAGTTCGCGACGCAAAGGACAAAATTTGGGGACACATTAAGTCGAACATGAACCTGTTTTCATTGTGCTACATCCCAGTGAACTGTTTTCTTATTTGTTCTTGTCTCCTGGAAATTATCAGTCTCACTGACACAGCACAACACCTCCCGACAAGAATGACTGATATTTACGCGATGGTTgtaaagattttcttttttaaacacaATCGGCAAAGCAACGCTCAAGGTAATCTCAAAGATTATATGTACTTGCCGTTTAACAAGCTCCCAAATGATCACAAAGAAATTTTCAAGAGACTGGGAGAAATTGCTTTTGAGGGAATAAAACAAGGAAGATTGCTCTTTGAGTCAAGCGAAGTCAGTGGTTTGGAAGATTGTGGACTTCTTCACAGATTGCCAGACGTCAAATCCCGTTTTAATGAGCCGCCGAAAGCCCAATACTGCTTCACACACTTAACGCTGCAGGAATTCTTCGCTGCAAAAAATGTTGTGGAGTCCTTGAGTAAAGGGGAACTCGAAAACTTTGTGTCAGAACACATTAACGATGGTGCATGGCAAATGGTGCTGCAGTTTGTGGCTGGATTACTCGGATCTGATCCAGAAACAAAGAGCTCAAACAGCGACATTTTTATCAAACTGCTTCCTATGTCTACCGAGAAGAAATCCGAACGGGAGCTGATAGATAATTTCTCGTTACCAGGGACAAAAACACTGACCTGTTGGCCAGCTTTAGAAGAGAAACAGCTAGCACTGAACTTATGTAAGTGTTTGTACGAGATTGATGATGAAAAACAGCAGGCAgtgttacaaaacaaaattaaggaaATTGGCTTTAACGCCGTAAATTTTAGTCGCTGTTCACTCGGGCCTGTTGACTTTGCTGCTGTCTCGCATTTCTTAGAAAATGCTTCGGGAGTTTTGAGTATGAATTTGTGGGGGAATGATCTTGGTTCATTGGGTGCAAAAGAAGTGCAAAAGTTTCTTGTCAATCCTGGATGCCAACTAAACAGCTTAAACCTCAGGAGAAACAAGTTAACTGATAAAGCAGTCGAGCATTTATCAGCAGCACTAAAGCACAGTAATTGCAAACTAAACAGCTTAAACCTCAGGGGTAACACGTTAACTGATAAAGCAGTCGAGCATTTATCAGCAGCACTAAAGCACAGTAATTGCAAACTAAACAGCTTAGACCTCGGGCGTAACAAGTTAACTGATAAAGCAGCCGAGCATTTATCAGCAGCACTAAAGCACAGTAATTGGAAACTAAACTACTTAAACCTCGGGCATAACAATATAACTAATGAAGCCGCCTTTCGTAAATCAGTGAAGCGTATTAATTGCGAAGTTTTATTTTGA
- the LOC138039442 gene encoding coiled-coil domain-containing protein 93-like isoform X2, whose amino-acid sequence MKSELASEEDEYVVEQKRLKSLLKGISVMKGKEGALSSSTVGSIVGLQSEEISQIASEYAERQAELQENLEVRGERTGGEQTHKGMVASLEKQIAVQEKKLEQVQEKHDKLKETLSNAEEELSHVVSRGERICEEMDKFNDIDSGENASVLQKLRSIVAMNENLKKQEQEFRAHCKEEMARLQENIEKLKSQGSEDDNEEKERSELISKQYEADKAKLAKIRLLLARKNREISLLQRKIDEVPSRAELTQYQRRFLELYNHVAGTHKETKQFFTLYNTLDDTKLYLGKEVNLLNSIHDNFEQAMSSPSNKEQFLKQLESIVKGIVDNKDRIEKKKVAEKQKRDTLNQQYLEIVEQERLYYKTVKDFTEECHKNEVFLSKLKTLGLS is encoded by the exons ATGAAGTCAGAATTGGCAAGTGAAGAAGATGAATATGTGGTGGAGCAG AAACGtctaaaatcattgctgaaggGAATTTCTGTTATGAAAGGAAAAGAG GGTGCACTATCATCCAGTACAGTTGGATCAATAGTTGGACTTCAGTCAGAGGAAATCTCACAGATTGCATCTGAGTATGCTGAACGG CAAGCCGAGTTGCAGGAGAATTTGGAGGTTCGAGGGGAAAGGACTGGAGGAGAGCAGACACACAAGGGAATGGTGGCTTCTCTGGAAAAACAAATTGCTGTACAGGAGAAAAAGCTAGAACAA GTACAGGAAAAACACGACAAACTAAAGGAGACTTTATCCAACGCCGAGGAAGAACTATCTCAC GTTGTTTCTCGCGGAGAAAGAATCTGTGAAGAGATGGACAAATTCAATGATATTGACAGTGGCGAAAATGCAAG CGTTCTACAAAAGCTTCGTTCCATCGTGGCGATGAATGAGAATCTTAAAAAACAAGAGCAAGAGTTCAGAGCTCATTGCAAG GAAGAAATGGCCCGTTTGCAAGAGAACATAGAGAAGCTTAAGTCTCAAGGATCGGAAGACGATAACGAAGAGAAG GAAAGATCAGAGCTGATTTCAAAACAGTACGAAGCGGATAAAGCAAAACTGGCAAAAATTAGACTTCTTCTG GCTCGAAAGAACCGTGAGATTTCTTTGCTTCAAAGGAAGATCGACGAAGTCCCGTCGCGCGCCGAACTTACACAATATCAGAGAAGATTTTTAGAACTGTACAATCACG TTGCTGGAACTCACAAGGAAACGAAACAGTTCTTCACTCTATATAACACTTTAGATGACACAAAACTTTACTTAGGAAAAGAA GTCAACTTGTTGAACTCCATTCACGACAACTTTGAACA GGCAATGTCTTCACCGTCAAACAAAGAGCAATTCCTGAAGCAGTTGGAGAGCATTGTCAAGGGAATTGTGGACAACAAAGACAGA ATTGAAAAGAAGAAGGTGGCCGAGAAGCAAAAGAGGGACACCTTAAACCAGCAATACCTCGAGATTGTAGAACAAGAACGGCTGTATTACAAAACGGTCAAAGATTTCACCGAA GAGTGCCACAAGAATGAAGTTTTTCTTTCCAAGCTCAAGACATTAGGACTATCTTAG
- the LOC138039442 gene encoding coiled-coil domain-containing protein 93-like isoform X1 has product MLNGKLSYKRIWRLEGKGLEESRHTREWWLLWKNKFLYRRRSTGKTRQTKGDFIQRRGRTISRNTSGASGTRGSRDSAVVVSRGERICEEMDKFNDIDSGENASVLQKLRSIVAMNENLKKQEQEFRAHCKEEMARLQENIEKLKSQGSEDDNEEKERSELISKQYEADKAKLAKIRLLLARKNREISLLQRKIDEVPSRAELTQYQRRFLELYNHVAGTHKETKQFFTLYNTLDDTKLYLGKEVNLLNSIHDNFEQAMSSPSNKEQFLKQLESIVKGIVDNKDRIEKKKVAEKQKRDTLNQQYLEIVEQERLYYKTVKDFTEECHKNEVFLSKLKTLGLS; this is encoded by the exons ATGCTGAACGG CAAGCTGAGTTATAAGAGAATTTGGAGGCTAGAGGGGAAAGGACTGGAGGAGAGCAGACACACAAGAGAATGGTGGCTTCTCTGGAAAAACAAATTTCTGTACAGGAGAAGAA GTACAGGAAAAACACGACAAACTAAAGGAGACTTTATCCAACGCCGAGGAAGAACTATCTCACGTAATACAAGTGGAGCAAGTGGAACAAGAGGGAgcagggatagcgcagtg GTTGTTTCTCGCGGAGAAAGAATCTGTGAAGAGATGGACAAATTCAATGATATTGACAGTGGCGAAAATGCAAG CGTTCTACAAAAGCTTCGTTCCATCGTGGCGATGAATGAGAATCTTAAAAAACAAGAGCAAGAGTTCAGAGCTCATTGCAAG GAAGAAATGGCCCGTTTGCAAGAGAACATAGAGAAGCTTAAGTCTCAAGGATCGGAAGACGATAACGAAGAGAAG GAAAGATCAGAGCTGATTTCAAAACAGTACGAAGCGGATAAAGCAAAACTGGCAAAAATTAGACTTCTTCTG GCTCGAAAGAACCGTGAGATTTCTTTGCTTCAAAGGAAGATCGACGAAGTCCCGTCGCGCGCCGAACTTACACAATATCAGAGAAGATTTTTAGAACTGTACAATCACG TTGCTGGAACTCACAAGGAAACGAAACAGTTCTTCACTCTATATAACACTTTAGATGACACAAAACTTTACTTAGGAAAAGAA GTCAACTTGTTGAACTCCATTCACGACAACTTTGAACA GGCAATGTCTTCACCGTCAAACAAAGAGCAATTCCTGAAGCAGTTGGAGAGCATTGTCAAGGGAATTGTGGACAACAAAGACAGA ATTGAAAAGAAGAAGGTGGCCGAGAAGCAAAAGAGGGACACCTTAAACCAGCAATACCTCGAGATTGTAGAACAAGAACGGCTGTATTACAAAACGGTCAAAGATTTCACCGAA GAGTGCCACAAGAATGAAGTTTTTCTTTCCAAGCTCAAGACATTAGGACTATCTTAG